One genomic segment of Paraburkholderia hospita includes these proteins:
- a CDS encoding aminotransferase class V-fold PLP-dependent enzyme: MPGLLPDVDREGLLEYSVVYTDRSINHMSQLFQGVMRDISDALKKVYNAKSAVVVPGSGTFGMEAVARQFATNKKCLVIRNGWFSFRWSQIFDMGSIPSESMVLKARPVEQGRQAAYAPAPIDEVVAAIKENKPDLVFAPHVETASGMMLPDAYLRAVSDAVHAVGGMFVLDCIASGTVWVDMQASGVDVLISAPQKGWSASPCCALVMLSPLARERIDSTTSTSFACDLRKWLQIMEAYENGGFAYHATMPTDSLAILRDVMKETEAYGFDKVRAEQLELGKRVRSLLTGAGFKSVAAEGFQAPGVVVSYTDDDGIRSGKKFADAGFQIAPGVPLQCDEGEDFKTFRVGLFGLDKLHDVEGAVARLAKALDRIL, encoded by the coding sequence GTGCCAGGTCTACTTCCCGATGTCGACCGCGAGGGGCTCCTCGAATATTCGGTCGTTTACACCGACCGTTCAATCAATCATATGTCGCAGCTCTTTCAAGGAGTCATGCGCGATATTTCCGACGCACTGAAAAAAGTCTACAACGCGAAGTCGGCTGTTGTCGTCCCGGGCAGCGGGACTTTCGGCATGGAAGCCGTTGCCCGGCAGTTCGCGACAAACAAGAAGTGTCTGGTTATCCGCAATGGCTGGTTCAGTTTCCGCTGGTCGCAGATTTTCGACATGGGCAGCATTCCGTCTGAATCGATGGTGTTGAAGGCGCGTCCGGTCGAACAAGGAAGGCAGGCCGCATATGCGCCGGCTCCGATCGACGAAGTGGTCGCTGCGATCAAGGAAAACAAGCCGGATCTGGTCTTTGCGCCGCATGTCGAAACCGCATCCGGGATGATGCTGCCTGATGCCTATTTGCGCGCGGTGTCTGACGCGGTTCATGCCGTCGGCGGCATGTTCGTACTGGATTGCATCGCCTCCGGCACGGTCTGGGTGGACATGCAGGCCAGTGGCGTCGATGTCCTGATCAGCGCGCCGCAAAAGGGATGGAGCGCGTCACCTTGCTGCGCGTTGGTCATGCTCAGCCCACTCGCTCGCGAAAGAATCGACTCAACGACTAGCACCAGTTTCGCTTGCGATCTTCGCAAATGGCTGCAGATCATGGAGGCCTACGAGAACGGTGGGTTCGCGTACCACGCCACGATGCCCACGGACAGTCTCGCGATACTGCGTGATGTCATGAAGGAGACCGAGGCATACGGCTTCGACAAAGTGAGAGCGGAGCAGCTTGAACTCGGTAAGCGCGTTCGCTCACTCTTGACTGGCGCAGGTTTCAAAAGCGTGGCGGCCGAAGGTTTTCAGGCTCCGGGTGTTGTGGTCAGCTACACGGATGATGACGGCATACGATCGGGGAAGAAATTCGCCGATGCGGGCTTCCAGATCGCGCCTGGCGTTCCTCTTCAATGCGATGAGGGTGAAGATTTCAAGACCTTCCGCGTGGGATTGTTTGGCCTGGATAAACTGCATGATGTTGAAGGCGCGGTCGCCAGGCTCGCCAAGGCGTTGGATAGAATTCTTTAG
- a CDS encoding RNA polymerase sigma factor has protein sequence MSPSGGDRDADGAARSIAEAVARRGYGKLVALLAMRTRDVAAAEDALADAFEAALADWPERGCPANPEAWLMTVARRRAIDGARHRRVGDEVVNQLAILADEIDEREAGALPDRRLTLLFACTHPALEAAIRTPLMLQVVLGLEAKTIASAFLMSPAAMSKRLVRAKNKIREAGIPFSVPEREELPGRLDAVLEAVYAVYAEGWTDPVGGDTERRDLTGEALFLAQLLVELLPEEPETLGLLALMLYAQARCDARRDAAGDYVPLSAQDPATWNAPMIDAADALLRRANAFNAIGRFQLEAALQSAHVHRCRTHCSNWDEIVQLYDALLTIAASPVVAVNRALALAERDGAPAALDALEPYADDPRLADYQPYWAARADLLARAGATAEALCAYDLAIGLARDPAVRRFLQRKRFELPSASS, from the coding sequence ATGAGTCCGTCCGGCGGCGACCGTGACGCTGACGGCGCGGCGCGTTCGATTGCCGAGGCGGTCGCTCGCCGCGGTTACGGCAAGCTCGTCGCGCTGCTGGCGATGCGCACGCGCGACGTCGCCGCAGCCGAGGACGCACTGGCCGACGCGTTCGAGGCCGCGCTCGCCGATTGGCCGGAGCGCGGCTGCCCCGCGAATCCCGAAGCGTGGCTGATGACGGTCGCGCGCCGCCGTGCAATCGACGGCGCGCGCCATCGCCGCGTCGGCGACGAAGTGGTGAACCAGCTCGCGATTCTCGCCGACGAGATCGACGAGCGTGAAGCAGGCGCGTTGCCCGACCGGCGGCTTACGCTGCTGTTCGCCTGCACGCACCCTGCCCTCGAGGCTGCGATTCGCACGCCGCTGATGCTGCAGGTGGTTCTCGGGCTCGAAGCGAAGACGATTGCGTCCGCGTTCCTGATGTCGCCTGCGGCGATGAGCAAGCGCCTCGTCCGGGCAAAGAACAAGATCCGTGAAGCAGGCATTCCGTTCAGCGTGCCCGAGCGCGAGGAGTTGCCCGGCCGCCTCGATGCGGTGCTGGAAGCGGTCTATGCGGTGTATGCGGAAGGGTGGACCGACCCGGTTGGCGGCGATACCGAGAGGCGCGATCTCACCGGTGAGGCGCTGTTTCTTGCGCAACTGCTTGTCGAACTGCTGCCCGAGGAGCCAGAGACACTGGGGCTGCTCGCGCTGATGCTGTATGCACAAGCGCGTTGCGACGCGCGACGCGATGCGGCCGGAGATTACGTCCCGCTGTCGGCTCAGGATCCGGCGACATGGAACGCGCCGATGATCGACGCAGCCGACGCACTGCTGCGTCGCGCAAACGCGTTCAACGCGATTGGACGTTTTCAGCTCGAGGCCGCGCTGCAGTCGGCACACGTGCACCGCTGCCGCACGCACTGCTCGAACTGGGACGAGATCGTACAACTTTATGATGCGCTGCTCACGATTGCAGCATCGCCGGTGGTCGCGGTGAACCGCGCGCTCGCGCTGGCGGAACGGGACGGCGCGCCGGCGGCGCTCGACGCGCTCGAGCCGTATGCAGACGATCCGCGGCTGGCCGACTACCAGCCGTACTGGGCCGCGCGCGCCGATCTGCTGGCGCGTGCCGGCGCGACGGCCGAAGCGCTCTGCGCGTACGATCTCGCGATCGGGCTCGCGCGCGATCCGGCCGTGCGCCGGTTCCTGCAGCGCAAGCGTTTCGAGCTGCCATCGGCGAGCAGTTAG
- a CDS encoding YciI family protein produces MQYLLMIYSEEGRWNQMTDSERQQGVAAYQAYTESLKKAEVLAGANRLQHTNAATTVRLVDGKPQVLDGPFSDSKEQLGGYYLIDVPNLDAAIAWASRCPGAGYGTMEVRPVWTAPYDAPSAA; encoded by the coding sequence ATGCAATACCTGTTGATGATCTATTCGGAAGAAGGCCGCTGGAACCAGATGACAGACAGCGAGCGGCAGCAAGGCGTCGCCGCGTATCAGGCGTACACCGAATCGTTGAAAAAAGCGGAAGTGCTGGCGGGCGCAAACCGGCTACAGCACACGAACGCAGCCACCACGGTGCGACTCGTCGACGGCAAGCCGCAGGTTCTTGACGGACCCTTCTCCGATTCGAAAGAGCAGCTCGGCGGCTACTACCTGATCGACGTGCCGAACCTGGACGCGGCGATCGCGTGGGCGTCACGTTGTCCCGGCGCGGGGTACGGCACCATGGAAGTACGCCCGGTCTGGACGGCCCCCTACGATGCACCGTCCGCTGCATGA